In Populus trichocarpa isolate Nisqually-1 chromosome 16, P.trichocarpa_v4.1, whole genome shotgun sequence, a genomic segment contains:
- the LOC18106107 gene encoding uncharacterized protein LOC18106107, with translation MTLLSEQTVKSQSDYRTRLNASIECARFLLHQGLPFRGHDECECSSNQGNYLELLHFLSRNNEAIKRVTFSEAPRHNKLTSIDIQKDITQAAAEHKLRGRLRRKSQGITNLHHFRYELFNNIIDMQLTELDDRFTETSIELLLCMACLNPSDSFSAFNKKKLLRLALFYPSEFSIVDLMVLGDQLDTYIIDLRGDDEFSGIEGIASLAEKMVKTKKNLIFPLVYMLIKLSLLLLVATTTVERVFSAMHIVKSRLRNRMGDKWMNDSLIVYIEKDIFDKIDNEAIMKRF, from the coding sequence atGACTTTGTTATCTGAGCAGACAGTAAAGAGTCAAAGTGATTATCGAACTCGATTGAATGCTTCAATTGAGTGTGCTCGTTTTTTGTTGCACCAAGGACTTCCATTTCGTGGCCATGATGAATGTGAATGTTCAAGCAACCAAGGAAATTATTTAGAGCTCTTGCATTTTCTTTCTAGAAATAATGAAGCTATTAAAAGAGTTACTTTCAGTGAAGCTCCTAGACATAACAAATTGACTTCTATAGATATTCAAAAAGACATTACTCAAGCTGCTGCAGAGCACAAGCTTCGTGGGCGTTTAAGGCGAAAATCTCAAGGGATTACAAACCTACACCATTTCCGTTATGAATTGTTTaacaatatcattgacatgcaacTTACTGAGTTGGATGATCGTTTTACTGAGACGAGTATAGAGTTACTTCTTTGTATGGCATGTTTAAACCCAAGTGACTCTTTCTCtgctttcaacaaaaaaaagcttCTTCGTCTTGCTCTTTTTTATCCCAGTGAATTCTCTATAGTGGACCTTATGGTACTTGGTGACCAACTTGATACGTATATTATTGATCTACGTGGTGATGATGAGTTCTCTGGTATTGAAGGTATTGCTAGTCTTGCAGAGAAAAtggtaaaaacaaagaagaatttgATATTTCCATTAGTATATATGCTTATCAAATTATCATTACTTCTACTAGTTGCAACTACTACAGTGGAGAGAGTTTTTTCTGCTATGCATATTGTCAAGAGTAGATTGCGGAATAGGATGGGAGATAAGTGGATGAATGATAGTTTGATTGTATACATTGAGAAAGATATCTTTGATAAGATTGATAATGAAGCTATTATGAAGcggttttaa